Genomic segment of Eupeodes corollae chromosome 2, idEupCoro1.1, whole genome shotgun sequence:
aacccATCAAAATTAATACAGTACTCGAAACAAAACCAATAATTTTGGATGAAACACGctttaataaaacaacaaaaccatcATCACCAAAGGTTTCCAGCATTAACCAAATtccgttattttaaaaaaagaccaaTCGAACGAGGACGTCCGATTTTTAACGGCGGAGGAGTTAACGAcaacaatatcaaaataaagatgACAACAAACACCTCACATGAGTCGTCTGAAAGTGCAAACAAGTCGGAAAACTAACACCGTTCGTGGGAACAGCATTGCAACAATATTTGCCGCGTCGCCAAATTCCATCACGTTCGCGATGTTACCTGTGGGAACCATCAGCAGGGAAAATAGTATTTAAGCTctagttttaagaataaatttgtCAATTGTATTCAAATCAGCGAAAGCGCtgcccaaattaaaaataaagttttttttaataaaaataattaaataaattatttacttatatGATGATGTTACGTCCAGACTAAATTTCTattcttgaaacaaaatttcccTCCGCCAGAAGCGTACTATTTGCTTTTGCACCCGAAAAATATATACTTCAGGCCCATTTAAATACTGtaattttttggtgaaaaaaatcatttcttatattttttaatcttatacaggtacttttttaaacagactctttgcatacatacgacacagtcgtgcattttatttaatataacaaacaagaaatgttaaaaaaaatgctgcTTAAGTTGGCAAACATGGGTTTTCAACTTAAATCGAtgatcatatgcaaaatattgtttctaactttaagttaattgtttttttttggaaaagttaatgtggataatttttttacaaaacacgaaaaccacaaaaaattgttaagaaatgaTTTTGGACTCAGGTATTATGAGAACAAGAAAAGACATTcacttacatttattttatacaacacaaaatgttgttattaatattttgttgaactttaaGACAAGTCGACAGATAGTCACGTTATCAGTTATCAGTGTAGGACCTCTATTCCAGCcactttttatatattaatatataagAAAGATATTTCGCTTAAGATTTCGAAGACTTTAATCCACACAATGAGACTTCCTAAGTTATTTCGATTGATTAAGGAATTTTCTGTTAATTCAACGCTACCTGAAAATTTCCTGAGTCCTGTTTTTGAGAtcgtaaatgattttatggggGGAATCTTCTTTTGCACTCTCGCAGTTGCAAGAGAAGTGAACGACCTTAAAATACGTAAattcgctggcccggatagtagtggaacaaatctttacatcgttttggagacaGTAAgattgatatttgatatttcaaaagcaattgataaagtttggcacaAATCTCTCTTTTCGTAACTGCGTGCTTTtgatattgatgaatcccttttTCGTTTGATTGGAAACTATCTTTCGGGCCACCCTTCACAGAATTAAGAGTACTCTTACTTCCAGAAattctcatcagtttacccttaagctcaatttcggacgtactgtcaagtatagagattcttttttaaaccgcacatcgagaaaatttaatgctttggccaattctgtttttccctcctATTTCGAAGTTTAGATATACGCCGGTATTTCCTCTTAAATTCTTCCCTATATTCCTAGCGCTCGCAATGTGTTTTAatgtaaacatataaagggtacgtATAACCCCTTAAGTGCCTGCAAATTATGAAAGTAAAAAGCAATGtggaattattttaagttaaaatacgTATGTTACTGCCGAGGTTATGtctaatttttctgaaaatatttatgtatgtttctaTATATTCTTGCATCCAATGACTTATACgagtatttatgttttataataataaaagaatatttttgttttgtttttgttttaataaattgatttaatttctatttattcCAATTTTAGTGCATAAAAAGGAAGGAGAAAACTGTAATATTAAAACTGGTGAATCAGGAATCTGTACGAAAATCTCATCGTGTGAGGTTTATTATGAAGGCTTGAAACAGAAGACTATAGTTTACAATGAACTTGTTCTCTGTACATTCAAAGATTCAGAAGAAGTTGTTTGTTGTCCACTTAAAGCATCAGTAAGCCCACAAATATCAACAACACAAAATGCAAACGAAACAACGAATAGGGTATCCGATGGGTGAGTTTAAACtaaattctataatttattaaaaaaataccattttacgGCTTTTATTTACATAGCTATTAGCACAATTCAAATCAAGTCAAATATGTTTCTCTTTGTCAGAgacatttcaatatattttcaacttaaatattgcTGTTCCTTTACTCTGAAGACACTGTTTCTTtctatatttctttaaattgagagcaaacatttttgaaataaggaaGACttcagtaatattttatttagtgtAACCAAAGACTGaaattaagtatattttttgtaactttcATTTCGCATTTCGGATTCTATTTCCAGAACACCTAACGAATTACCATCATCAATTAATTCGAAACAAGGCCAAACTACAAGTGATAGTGAGAGACCGTCACAAGTTGGTATGTATGTTGTATGTTAGGTCTCACTAAAAAATAGTATCCTTTTTGAAAGGTTGAAGTTCCctaaatttatcaaataaaattaatgctatacaaaaatgtattactttgataaaataagttataaacTTATTTACTCCCTGTTTTTCATAATTGCTCTAGCTTGTCAAAAATATAGGGCAATCAATCCGGCTGTACTTGCGTTTCATATCATAGGTGGAGTTTCCGTAAGTCCTGGAGAATATCCTCATGTGGGAGCTATGATCTATGAACTCGGGGGTGGTAATGATCTTGAAACTCGATGTGGATCATCTTTGATATCCGAGAGATATGCCTTGACTGCTGCACATTGTATTAAAAATCCACTCTTACAGCCGATTTTTATTAGGTTTGGCGTGGTCGACTGGAAGTCTGTTGATGATGATTTAACTCCGGTTGATGCAGGAATTGAGGTTAGACTCAACTAAATTGCTTACTTAATTCTTAACaaataattgtattcttttactTTACCAACAGGAAGTTATAATCCATCCCGAATATCGCGGTCACTTACGTTACCATGACATTGCCCTTATAAagctaaaaaatgatttaaaatttacaccTTTTGTTCGTCCAGCATGTCTGTATTCTGATCTCGGTGACCTTGACCCAGACACTCAGCTTGTGACTCTCGGTTGGGGTTTCACAGACGTCCAGAGTAAGTGTCACATATTTTAATAATGTGATTTTGAgattgtattaatttaaatcgCATCGCAGCTAAGGCCCGCTCCGATGTGCTTCTTATGGCCAATGTAACAACAGTTGATTTAAAGGAATGCAATGCCACACACATTAAAATGGGTACAGATCGGAAATTTCGTAGTGGCCTTGACGAAGGGCAGTATTGTGCTTATGATAAGGATTTGAATATGGATTCTTGTGAGGCAGATTCTGGTGGTCCATTGGAATTGGTTCGCAATAAAAAATCAACTATTGTTGGAGTAACGTCATTTGGACGTTCATGTGCAACTACAACTCCGTCAGTTTATGTTAGAGTAGCACATTACTTGGATTGGATTGAAAGCATTGTTTGGccatcataattttaaaaaatatgaaaaattttgattttgatacatgtacaattaattctattttttttttaacaaacattcatattttacttttgaaataaatgcaaatcGAAATTCGTCCAATATTGTTATTCCAAACTCGTGTTGTGCgggttaaaaaagaatctctgtacgtATATGTACGTAGTTCGGAATTAgtctcaagggtaaactgatgagcattcctggagaGCGGATATTACGATTGAATTGTTgaggaatgcaattggctattttaatagagcattgtttatacaCGTTGCAGCTGTGTTTAAGAGCAGTTTTAGAGCCCTTTTTTGATTATGTCCAAAAGACTTAATGTGTCATTGCCGCACTAGCCCAActtttcaagttttggacgaataaaagccatataaattatagccaggtGAGAAGGGGTACAAATGCTTGCATCGTCGGTCGGAGAAAACATAAACACTTAGCAGTATTTTTGAAGATATCACAAAAGATGGTTTGTGGTGCgcatacctagaactgaaagctgttaaGTCTTCCCGAAGCAAGTACCACCCATATAGTGCCATTGCTGAAGTTTTACgattttgcgacagtagacagtatTGAGATTTGAAAGCGTTAAATTCTAcactgttttttatttcccaatGCTGTtcagatcagaatttaatgagcttgtcATGCGCTCCCGTTAGATCCGAGGGACAAGGATAAGAATCGAAACAAATAGGAAAGTTGAGGGTACGAAATTATAAAGTCCGTTAGAAGTTAGTTTCAAACAATAGATCATACATTATATGAAAATAAGTAAGAATGTTGGAGAATTATCGAatccctgaggcacaccagtatttgttttgtggatatcaaaatttaacccgttatatgtataattttgaaataattagtcTGAAAGGTCATTTTTATCCCAACAACTATTCATTGTTCAatatacataatgtatgtatgtaaaaagaATGTGCTTTTGATAAAACTTAATGCCAAGCTCTATCAAATCTATTGACAATTATAtatcaaatttctgaaaaaaaaaaaattaaaactggaAACGTATTTAAACTAGGTATATCGTCAGACGAGTCTTAAAGAAGCATCACAAAATGGTCATAAGAGCATCAATGACCCTATTACAGTACGCGAGGTAAAATGATTTCAACCCTTAATAAGTTCATTTTGAAGGTACTTATGTGAGGTATGAATATTTCCAAAGATATGGAAACATTAGAACATTTCAGAGATTCTTTGAGAAGAAGGAACAATTGATAGGAAACATAAATGATGGTATTCATGACCAGGGTTGAAACattcattaagtttttaaatattcaaaggcAGCCTTAAAATAAACTGCAAACATATTCTTCTCCACACTTAGTATTATGCCTTTCCAGCATGGCTTTGTGTCGGGCAGGTCGACAAATACTAACCTTTCTATTTTCACAAACTACGTTCTACTTAAAATTGAGGCAGGGTATCTGGTTGACGTCATCTATACTGACTTTGCAATGGCCTTTGATAGAGTCAGCCACACTACTCTACTGAACAAACTATcaagaattattttgtattaaaatattttgcaatggtTGAGATATTATGTTATAGAAcgcatttaattcaatttgtttccattCGTAATTTTCTCTCTACTCCTGTACATGTGTCATCAGAGGTCACTCAAGGTTGTCACCTTGGACCCTtacttttcctatttttattaatgacatgccagatatttttcataattcccTTAGACTTTTATTTGCTAACGAAATTAAGTTATATAGATGTATAAAACAAACTGTTGATTGCCTCCTCTTGCAAGATTATCTTAACATGCCTATTGAATggtaaagaaaaatcaattatctttaaacgtttcaaaatgtcaatgtttttcattctaTTGTTCTTACTATCCTTCTTTCTTCTAATATAAAATTGGTAGTAGTGTTCTTAAAACAGCTAACTCCATGCTTGGTTTTATTAAGATAAATTTATCAGACTTTTCAGATCTTTATactattaaatctcttttttttgcaaacgtaagatctattttagaatattgttgtatGGTTTGTGAACCCAAACTGTAGGATTCATTCATTTAGAATTGAAAGAGTCCAAAAGAATTTCACTAGGTTTGTTGTATGGAAACTTGGATGGAATATTGAAAATCCTTCTTATGGTACGATATGCAAAAAAATCGGTTTTATTTATTCGATATTCCGTCGCATCATATCAACGGCCCATAAGACTTATCTTTATTTGAGTTAAATATACCTTCTCGTCAACTAAGAGATTATCATCCATTCCACGTAAGTTACCATAATATTAATTACGCAGTTAATGAACCTATAACTCGCTGTGTTAGGGAAACCAGTTCTGCCTTTAATATAActgaactttatttattatttatttattttttttcttcgtttgaatattaatttaattgttatttttaattttaagtagtttggaTAGTTAATGCATTCTCTGTTTgataactaaactaaactaaacgaAATGAATTGAGAGTACACAACGTGTTGAAAAAGAGACTCGGGTGCGACCTACTTtgataacttttcatcccgTCTGCCGACTTCTTAAGAATGTTTTGTATgggataaataatttaaatacataagatgactaaaaaaaattatttaatacttgagtcgaaactaatttcatataattttttgttagtttttcttttttttaaagttgttttcatatgatgaaatacttagtttgatttcaaaatccatGTTGTTagtggaaaaccaattttagtagcatttgtaTTCTCACATAAAAAATACAGGCTGGATTTTTCTGAGAACACGTTACGTTAATGAAAAACTTTAGcacaaaatgaaatcatttgaaGTCATAtattttgagtaatatttttgtagattttaatttttatgaaaaaaactgattcttggattgtcaaaaaaaattactaaattagtttgaagccaatattttcaattcttgaaaatatatttgagtcgaaaatcattttttagcaCCTTTCAGtagtgatttttttaggtttttattttttgtataacaaactgtcaattcgatttttaacaacattttattagatgtcaaaaactttattcttcgttgcatacaatgaTTTTTTGTGGTGTTCCGAAAAAACCGAATCGAGAAAATATCCGATACTGTGAAAATATCGAATCGTGTGAACGGGCTCTTAAGTGTAATCGAGAGAGATTCGGCATCCTATGTCTATGGCAGGGGTCTGACCGGAAAAGTAGTGTCTAATGTGACAATACCAATGCCGCACTTCAACTGGGCTCATATTGCTTTTTCTAACGGGGCTCCAACGACTCCAAGAAATTCGGACGATAAGTCAGAAAACGAAAATGTGCTCAAGGAGCTTCTTTCAAATGACAAGGACATGTATTCCAGAATGATTGCTCGAAAGTGAATGCAAGTCGTTCCAGACAATGTAGCGAACAAAATTGTTGTTGAGCTAAACACCTCAAAAATCACTTTGCTGTTCTGGAGGGGGAGAACgatgaaaataagaaaagttcCTTAGGTACCCCAACGGCCAAGAATTTCAACTTTGCTGCTAATGTCTCGGCGGGCGCATGCAAGGatggaaacaacaaaaaagacgaCAGCAACAACTGGTACTCACCAGTCTTCACAAAAAGCGTTTCATCGAAAACTCTAATGGATTTCTTAAGTAAGACTAAGTTTAGTTTACACAATATTCAGTTTATTTCAAcgggttttattaaattaaaaatatgtgtaaGGGATGTTAAG
This window contains:
- the LOC129947772 gene encoding serine protease persephone-like, translated to MLVTFMNKMSVFLSSSMTVRFLVLQILIFEIVNGWEIDEKGRGVSVHKKEGENCNIKTGESGICTKISSCEVYYEGLKQKTIVYNELVLCTFKDSEEVVCCPLKASVSPQISTTQNANETTNRVSDGTPNELPSSINSKQGQTTSDSERPSQVACQKYRAINPAVLAFHIIGGVSVSPGEYPHVGAMIYELGGGNDLETRCGSSLISERYALTAAHCIKNPLLQPIFIRFGVVDWKSVDDDLTPVDAGIEEVIIHPEYRGHLRYHDIALIKLKNDLKFTPFVRPACLYSDLGDLDPDTQLVTLGWGFTDVQTKARSDVLLMANVTTVDLKECNATHIKMGTDRKFRSGLDEGQYCAYDKDLNMDSCEADSGGPLELVRNKKSTIVGVTSFGRSCATTTPSVYVRVAHYLDWIESIVWPS